The Solenopsis invicta isolate M01_SB chromosome 1, UNIL_Sinv_3.0, whole genome shotgun sequence DNA segment attgttttaagtaattactaaaaatttatttaaaatttacttaatttttatttattacagaattatattattaatgcattttaatggatttttattgaaacatggTAAACATAAAAACGGTTGTCCTTTGCAGCTATCACAAAATGTGACAACTTGTTTAGTCATTTTTCTGGCTATTGCTCTACCAAATTGTGTcgcatttttttcataatatgatttacaatattttcgcACTACAGAGACTTTTCCAGGTTGTTTTTGATATTCGTGTCGTTGCTTTTTAGAAGTTGTTGCAATACTGTCGAGTCGAaacgtttttctcgaaaatttgtAAGATGTACTGCTAATTTTTTCCGGAATTCAGTAATActgatatttttcttgatatctttatgtaaaatgtaacTATTTAGAACTGTAGTATTCAATAACAGTTCAAAGGTTAGCTTTCTGTACCATTTCATGGACCTGTGTAGTGAATTATTGTAGGCATTCATTTGGTCGGATAAGTCAACAGCTGACTTTCCTCTGTTATAGTCGACTATAATTTGAGGTTTTAACTTGTATTCTGATCGACATTCAACATTCACCATTTCTGATAAATGTTTTGTCAATAGAACTAGGTTGTCCCGCTTATCTTTCCATTTAAAAATGGTTATTTCTTGTTCATTTTCTTTTGCAATGATTTTTTtccgttttaatttttttgatattactTGCTGCAGATTTTCTCGTCGATTTAAACGTAATGAtcctactaaataaatatttttaatgattaatttttccGCTAATTCCAAGCTTGTGTACCAGTTGTTAGTGTATAGCGTGTGTCCCTTATCGAATAAATCTCTgcaaaaaaacattacaattttattggacacagaattttcttttctaaagTTTTTCCTGTATATACACGAAGAGCACACATATAACCCGATCCACAGCAcaacttaaatattttgattccATATTTATGGcacttttgttttaaatgttaTCTAAATATAATGCGGCCACAAAACGGAATCAAGAATTCATCAATACATATGTCCTCGATTggattgtaatattttttaaaatttattaccaaAGTGTCTATAACtggttttattttgaaaaaacgaTTGGAACCATAACTGTTTCTGTTATCTGCAAAATGTGGCATTTTCAATAATAGTTCAAATCTGTTTCTGGACATGATTTTTTGCGTTTGCATATACACAGGATCATGGgatcattataaatatatggcTGGTAGTTTCACCAATCCCATCTATAAAATTaatccaaaaaatctttttacttcACTTTTATTTGTCACTGTCCACTTTGCCAAGCGCTGCGTGCATCCACCTTCTAATTGTTGTGATGCATATAAGTTTGTTTATTTGGCAATTTCCTCAAACAATTTATCCGGCACAAATAATTCATAGCAGGTTTCTATCGCTATATCTGATcttatatgcaaatttttactTACAAACCCAGAAGGATTTGTAAAAAGAACAATGTTTGACTGATTACCCCTCGGATCATGCCATTCTCCAACATTTTTCTCCTCTTCTTCAGATGATAAAAATACATCCACTCTAGACCgttttttagcaaaaataatttcactgcTATCGGTTTCACACTCTTCGACtaatagttttattttcaagactaaaaatagttttttgtcTGCACTGGACCAAGAACTGCAAAGAACTAAATGAATGTAAacgtaaaaaatttctaaaatgtatcacgtgaaacatttctaaaatgtttGTATTACTTGTTTGTAAACAGAACCCCGGCCGCGAGCCGATTTCGATGAAATCTTATCTAGCGGGCCGAACAATAAACAAGACAAAACAAACTTGGCACATAACGTGTCGAATGAATGTCTTTAAGCATTTCGTTCTAAACATAAATATCTTCTACTGCAATAAAAAACGATGACCATAATATATTTACACATCTGTATTGAGTAAATTTCAATCTGTTAGTAGTGTGCTTCGCATTGTTATACCGCAATATCAGCGCTTTTAAGCAGCGCGCGTGGCCTGACGGGGATTtccttaaggcgatgctggagataccgactgaacactattatttttaatttcagtaaactttttattgaattcacagaatgataaatccttctctacaattaaagtattgacaaaaacataatacgctggctacaatttgacacgaaaaacggaaaaaagttgcaaaactatgtgcttctgtagtagtctcgtgacaatatatattgcgTATAAAAGTTCTAGACTTTGTACCTACAAAATATCCATCCAGCGTACTGTGAATTACACGTAAGATTATTAGTGCGCTTTCAAAACGatcctagaagctttagtataaaagatatttccaatcaaaaatatcgtgtttatgtgtgcgtgcagAATCGCTGTGAGAATCGATGAAGAGTGAGACTTAGTGAGACAGAGCACTAGTTTAGTTCCTCGATAttgcattagaggcgctaaagtcaaaagaacaaggaaagatgagtttgacaaagagcgctagcctattccccttactctttgcctcacgcgcgacccacaattcgtagaagaaaaatctgcagcaatctgaagtaccgacgtcgagtgagtttcaccgtcagtccagcatcgccttaagaaTTCGCGTTGCGCTCAACGTGTTAAtagtagaagaagaagaataaacaaacatctgaatgtaaatgtgaatttttttattacaaaattcaattatttaaatattgcgaatttattacaaaataaaaaaacttctcattcatttaatatcattttatatccgcttcttttatcaagttttatcggttttaaatttaaacaatttgaaaatatagatacgttgcctttatatgttatccattacaaataacttatatattacaaataactcatatatttttattacttatttattatttcaaatattattacttgaattaaaatttcctgcaaataaaatttaaattaacgtttAAAATGTGATACTACATTAAATcttctatttcaaaaatttgcatactatatcgatgtcatcaaaataaataaaaacactaattaaaagaaaaaaagaattgttgcACACCTCCGGGAGCGAATTTGGATCTCACAATTATGAGACAAGCACCTAACTCATGAAGCCAACTGCACTAGTTGGAAGAACAGTTATCAGGAAGATTCATATGTCGCGCTGCGGTGCGTTTCGGATATGgctaattttcacaaatttattattccaaAACTAAGGTCTATTTGATCAAACGccggagacgtaaacttttgtTTCAAGAATAATTTCATGTatcaagaataatttaaaaaattgtagtcaAAATTCCAGGGTAAGTCACTGATCTTTCCTTGTGATTTAAGTAACACTAAagcaaaaatggtttttttcttcaatgttgaataaattaGTGAATAAAAaccgtacaacgctcaacaagttcgcaaattaaagataaaaattcacgcttttgaaCGCTGTAAtctgcatttgtgtgcaatttttaagtaacgtcaaataaactcgcaaaattcgtaataaattttgcagcatttttatttttatccgtatagctccgtaaaaaatcagtaCATGTTTTTATAgtcgatattaaaagtgtatgtagaaacattaagctgtaaaatgcgttttgaaacatttgatttatcatttttgttgatttattatgttacacTCTCTTTTGGAAAGTAATTGttggtgatcctttaattttgctgttgaatgTTCATTTAATCTTTGTTAAAGTCGatatttaaaattcataaaaaaaaattataaaacgatcTTTCAGGGTTTATTTTAAAGGGTGAAaactttcaattatttaagctgatttttctcgaagattcttttacactaggaaataaagtaagaaattcaagaaaaattttaaaaaaaaatcaaaaatttgcacAATGAAAACTTCTTCATAATGCAATAAAACATCAAAAAGATCgtggattattttttaattactaattctttttaaagagttttttaacttttgactTTATGTTAATTTGAATGGCAAAAAATTAGCAACTCCCTAAATGtgtttaaatttggaaaatttttgattttttttaaatctttcttaaatttcttactttattttttagtgtaaaagaatctttgaaaaaaattaacttaaataattgaaagattTCGCTTTTTAAAATGAGCCCTAGAAaatcgttttataattttttttttcacgaagttCAGATATCgacttcagcaaagattaagtgagcattcagtaacaaaattaaaggatcaccaaCAGAACTCTCGAAAAGAAAGTGAaacatgataaatcaacaaaaatgataaattaaatgtttcaaaacgcattttacagtttaatgtttctacatacatttttaatatcgactttAAAAACGTATACTGATTTTTACGGAATtgtacggataaaaataaaaatgcgggaaaatttattacgaattttttgagtttatttgacgtaaattaaaaatcgcacacaaatgcagtttgcaGCGTTCGAAAgcgtaaatctttatctttaatttgcgtacttgttgagcgttgtgcGATTTGTATTCACTAATTTATTCAACACTAAAGAAAGGAACCATTTTTACTTCAGTGTCGCCTAAGTCAGTGAACaaaaatcgtacaaagctcaataaaaacgcaaattaaaggtaaagattcacgcttttgaatgctgtaaatcgCATTtgtctgcaatttttatttcgcattGTAGagtttgcaaagtttgtaaaaaattttgagacttgacgcatccccatttaaatccgcgtaactttgtaaacaatctgtaaattgtttaatgatttatcaatctcaaaactagaaatttcaaattttaaaatgctttcttttaattgtttatgattatttttgacaaagttatactttcttgaattacgcctatttttcggagtcagaataggtgatccctCAATTTTGATGTcaagtttatataatttctcttaAGATCATGTTTTTACGAAACGTATAATTAGTATTGCACTAACTACATAGTAGATTGCAATCATTCCGATATCCGCGAAAATATCATTATGATGCGTTTACATGCCATTGCACGCTTGTTACAACAGACATCTAAAATTTATCGCGGAAATCGTCCATCGGGAAATTAAGCTCATGCAGCATACGCGTGGCATGTAACAAGATCCGCTGAATAAATCAAAGGAAATTAAATTGGTCATCAAGTTACGAAAGTTAGTAGTTGCGGATCCGCAGCTTATTCGAAATGAAATTAAATCATAAAGTCAATATTGTAGATCCTGCTGTTACAAACTCAGCGGCAAACGATGAGAGAAATACAAATAAGTATCGTTTACATTATATCGAATTTGTAGCTTGATTTCGATAGATAATTTCgatgattttg contains these protein-coding regions:
- the LOC120358370 gene encoding uncharacterized protein LOC120358370, which codes for MFFCRDLFDKGHTLYTNNWYTSLELAEKLIIKNIYLVGSLRLNRRENLQQVISKKLKRKKIIAKENEQEITIFKWKDKRDNLVLLTKHLSEMVNVECRSEYKLKPQIIVDYNRGKSAVDLSDQMNAYNNSLHRSMKWYRKLTFELLLNTTVLNSYILHKDIKKNISITEFRKKLAVHLTNFREKRFDSTVLQQLLKSNDTNIKNNLEKSL